One Silene latifolia isolate original U9 population chromosome 4, ASM4854445v1, whole genome shotgun sequence DNA segment encodes these proteins:
- the LOC141651006 gene encoding F-box protein At4g09920-like, whose protein sequence is MNYEGDDRRPTSLPSEILINILSFLPTKSAVATAILSRSWRHLWTHITALRFTITDFPEHKFNAIFFFIIRRVSWRHINTIELTINAHPNVRDPSSLTRLIHDIVYNGTNIKHLKVIYENYKLCTISLPTSIFKKQSLEALEVYAPNGVSLGDVKVLHKNPNLRKLLITIREHHLVIFDKLLKSWPLLEILHVHFNMVAERNHPIKIISQNLKWLSVNLVGEECFIDTSKIMLDTPKLEYFEVHSPIMVKFCFLKTPSGLLKAKLFMGDGNDQSLNLYSNYVMSVFNPILRVKTLKLSGDLLIALANLDVKVEVFHKLSHLEVGLSCRRSLGGVRRFLRQCPNVECLVLKKTCRAKWDGLNWSQINFLPLRDKIERIELWNFDGSGIICYIFSVAKGLKKLDIIIQIQNNGESANLKKIEISQELLALSKELPSCEINILLY, encoded by the coding sequence ATGAACTATGAAGGAGATGATCGACGACCAACTTCACTTCCAAGCGAAATTCTCATAAACATCCTTTCCTTTCTTCCCACCAAGTCCGCGGTTGCTACCGCCATCTTATCGAGGTCATGGCGTCACCTTTGGACCCATATCACCGCCCTTCGCTTCACAATCACTGATTTTCCCGAACATAAATTCAAcgccatcttcttcttcatcattagGCGGGTTTCATGGCGACATATAAATACAATCGAATTAACCATCAATGCTCATCCAAATGTTCGCGATCCCTCAAGTTTGACGCGTCTTATTCATGATATTGTCTATAACGGTACAAACATCAAGCACTTGAAGGTAATTTATGAAAATTACAAATTATGTACGATTTCGTTACCAACATCCATCTTTAAAAAGCAATCACTCGAAGCGCTTGAGGTGTATGCTCCTAATGGCGTTTCGCTAGGAGATGTAAAAGTTCTCCATAAGAATCCTAACTTAAGGAAACTCCTCATTACCATACGCGAACATCATCTAGTGATTTTCGATAAGCTATTAAAGTCTTGGCCATTGTTAGAAATTTTGCATGTTCATTTCAATATGGTTGCGGAACGCAACCACCCAATTAAAATAATTTCTCAAAATTTGAAATGGTTAAGTGTAAATTTGGTTGGTGAAGAATGTTTCATTGATACGAGCAAAATTATGCTTGATACACCGAAATTGGAGTATTTTGAGGTGCATAGTCCGATTATGGTGAAATTTTGTTTTCTCAAAACCCCGAGTGGTTTATTGAAAGCGAAATTATTCATGGGAGACGGGAATGATCAATCCCTTAATCTATACTCAAATTATGTAATGTCGGTTTTTAATCCCATTCTTCGGGTTAAAACCCTTAAATTAAGTGGTGATTTACTCATTGCTCTAGCTAATCTCGACGTTAAAGTTGAAGTCTTCCATAAACTAAGCCATTTGGAGGTAGGTTTGAGTTGTAGACGAAGTTTGGGTGGCGTGAGGCGTTTTCTCAGACAATGTCCAAATGTCGAATGTCTAGTGTTGAAAAAGACATGTAGAGCGAAATGGGATGGTTTAAATTGGTCGCAGATCAATTTCTTGCCTCTACGAGATAAGATCGAGAGGATAGAATTGTGGAATTTTGATGGCAGTGGAATTATTTGTTACATTTTTAGTGTGGCGAAAGGTTTGAAGAAGCTTGATATTATCATTCAAATTCAAAATAATGGTGAATCGGCAAATTTAAAGAAAATCGAAATTTCTCAGGAGCTTCTAGCGCTTTCAAAGGAGTTACCATCTTGTGAGATTAATATTTTGCTTTATTAA
- the LOC141651007 gene encoding F-box/LRR-repeat protein At4g14103-like produces the protein MNYEKIGRLELLPKEILITILSFLPTKHAVATAILSRSWRYLWTQITALRFTITDFPEHKLNAIIFFIIKRVSWRYVNAIELIINNGYPNAPDPTSLENVVHDIIYDGTNVKELKVFSRNFLKSTISLPRSILEKPTLEVLEVYANLGFSIGKVEVNDTHPNLKKLVISIREYDLKSFENLIKSSPLLEILRVHVQVLEEFNDPIKLNAKNLKYSSMNFVYEKHTIEKNKITLNTPKLHQFEFHSSCMVELCFLKTPIGLSKAKLFMGDERPLFFLNHVFDVFNPIFRVKTLKLSGDLLLALTYPGFKVKVFDNLSHVEMGLSYTQSWYGVKFFLEQCPNVETLVLKRACNAKWDNFNWPEFKFLPRRLHKKIQRIELWNFGGIDVVLPILCYIFSVAKALKKLHISIQNNGESKKINVSSKLLALSKTLPSCEINVLFYKDKTVNEESK, from the coding sequence ATGAACTATGAAAAAATTGGTCGACTAGAATTACTCCCAAAAGAAATTCTCATAACCATCCTTTCATTTCTACCGACCAAGCACGCGGTTGCTACCGCCATTTTATCGAGATCATGGCGTTACCTTTGGACCCAAATCACCGCCCTTCGTTTCACAATAACTGATTTTCCCGAACATAAATTGAAtgccatcatcttcttcatcattaaACGGGTTTCGTGGCGATATGTAAATGCCATCGAATTAATCATCAATAATGGTTATCCAAATGCTCCCGATCCCACAAGTTTGGAAAACGTAGTTCATGATATTATCTATGATGGTACAAACGTCAAGGAATTAAAGGTATTTTCTCGAAATTTCTTAAAATCTACGATTTCGTTACCTCGTTCCATCTTAGAAAAACCGACACTCGAAGTTCTCGAGGTGTACGCTAATCTCGGCTTTTCTATCGGAAAAGTAGAAGTTAACGATACGCATCCTAATTTAAAAAAACTCGTCATTAGCATACGCGAATATGATCTAAAGTCTTTTGAAAATTTAATAAAGTCTAGCCCATTGCTAGAAATTTTGCGGGTTCATGTCCAAGTGTTGGAGGAATTCAATGATCCAATTAAATTAAATGCTAAAAATTTGAAATATTCGAGCATGAATTTTGTTTATGAAAAACATACAATTGAAAAGAACAAAATTACGCTTAATACGCCGAAATTGCATCAATTTGAATTTCATAGTTCTTGTATGGTCGAATTATGTTTTCTTAAAACCCCAATTGGTTTATCGAAAGCTAAATTGTTCATGGGAGACGAACGCCCGTTATTTTTCTTAAATCATGTATTTGACGTCTTTAATCCCATTTTTCGAGTTAAGACCCTTAAACTAAGTGGTGATTTACTCCTCGCTCTAACTTATCCTGGCTTTAAAGTTAAAGTCTTCGATAATCTAAGTCATGTCGAGATGGGTTTGAGTTATACCCAAAGTTGGTACGGTGTCAAGTTTTTTCTAGAACAATGTCCAAATGTCGAAACCCTAGTGTTGAAACGGGCTTGTAATGCGAAATGGGATAATTTCAATTGGCCGGAGTTCAAATTCTTGCCTCGTCGTTTACATAAGAAGATACAAAGGATAGAATTGTGGAATTTTGGTGGTATTGATGTTGTTTTACCAATCTTGTGTTATATTTTTAGTGTGGCTAAAGCTTTGAAAAAGCTTCATATTTCCATTCAAAATAATGGTGAATCGAAGAAAATCAATGTTTCTTCGAAACTTTTGGCGCTTTCAAAGACGTTACCGTCTTGTGAGATCAACGTCTTGTTTTATAAAGATAAAACGGTTAATGAAGAGTCGAAGTAA